A genomic stretch from Scomber scombrus chromosome 8, fScoSco1.1, whole genome shotgun sequence includes:
- the LOC133985049 gene encoding receptor-transporting protein 3-like → MAPPEWTRIFQNEAKDLEQGDVWCLEFDYSIEPENPEQGWKEYIRSTSAWFTCTQCRRRWPSNRVKVFFHMRLMDRQGVVKVRPLRQNCKRCNDAPMEEPSITSDNIGILLKNLVKKIRIKCYNEKPENDNRYFQSYDVKSPHEPDHCEGCIKGVCTREFPQYAATFF, encoded by the exons ATGGCACCACCGGAGTGGACACGTATCTTCCAGAATGAAGCAAAAGATCTCGAGCAAGGAGACGTTTGGTGTCTGGAGTTTGATTACTCTATTGAGCCGGAGAACCCGGAGCAGGGATGGAAGGAATACATCAGGAGCACAAGTGCATG GTTTACATGCACCCAGTGTAGAAGACGCTGGCCTTCCAACCGGGTGAAGGTGTTTTTCCACATGCGCCTGATGGACAGACAGGGTGTTGTCAAGGTGAGGCCGCTCCGTCAAAACTGCAAGAGATGCAACGATGCCCCGATGGAGGAGCCCAGCATCACCTCCGATAACATTGGCATCCTCCTAAAGAATCTGGTGAAGAAGATAAGAATAAAGTGCTACAATGAAAAGCCGGAAAATGACAACAGATATTTTCAGAGCTATGATGTCAAAAGTCCCCATGAGCCAGACCATTGCGAGGGCTGTATTAAAGGTGTTTGTACAAGAGAGTTTCCTCAATATGCAGCAACCTTTTTTTGA
- the LOC133985061 gene encoding receptor-transporting protein 3-like: protein MVQQEWTRIFQNKAKNLKQRDSWHLESDENIEPNKPNLGWKQYIRNTSARFTCTNCGRGWPSNRVMVVFHMRLKNSQGIVKVRRFRQNCKTCNAAPMEEPSITSENISILLENLVKKIRIKCYNERMGKRSRHFRSFDVNSPHEPAHCEACIRGICTNN, encoded by the exons ATGGTACAACAGGAGTGGACACGTATCTTCCAGAATAAAGCCAAGAATCTCAAACAAAGAGACTCTTGGCATCTTGAGTCTGATGAAAATATTGAGCCTAACAAACCAAACCTGGGCTGGAAGCAGTACATCAGGAACACATCTGCAAG GTTCACATGCACCAACTGTGGAAGAGGCTGGCCTTCCAACCGGGTGATGGTGGTCTTCCACATGCGCCTCAAGAATAGCCAGGGCATTGTTAAGGTGAGGCGCTTCCGTCAGAACTGCAAAACGTGCAACGCCGCTCCAATGGAGGAGCCCAGCATCACCTCTGAGAATATCAGCATCCTCCTGGAGAATCTGGTGAAGAAGATAAGAATTAAATGCTACAATGAACGCATGGGCAAAAGGAGCAGACATTTCAGGAGCTTTGATGTCAACAGTCCCCATGAGCCTGCTCATTGTGAGGCCTGTATTCGAGGCATCTGTACAAATAATTGA
- the nmur1a gene encoding neuromedin-U receptor 1 yields MSTYNCSFDLMAEKGKWGCLPGEKCLNLTSDMNFSQVDLEDVCLTEEEYLDKYLGPRRSSVFLPVCLIYMIIFIVGVVGNVLTCTVIARNKVMWTPTNYYLFSLAVSDLLVLLLGMPLELYELWQNYPFLLGKGGCYFKTFLFETVCFASILNVTALSVERYIAVVHPLRAKYVVTRTHAKRVILTVWGVSVLCAVPNTSLHGIATLYRHFISPGRNINVELPDTAICTVVKPSWIYNLTIQATTFLFFIMPMLTISVLYMLIGLQLKREKMHQALEAKSGFGQDSFCNIRTQQQKARRRQVTKMLFVLVVVFGICWAPFHTDRLMWSFINNWTDSQHEIFQYVHIISGVFFYLSSAVNPVLYNLMSTRFREMFKEVMCHRPHHITPRKHSLSVTRVTLRSTLSDAPLSNGTAVVEAEAEDGEGRMKDETSFSC; encoded by the exons ATGTCAACTTATAACTGCTCTTTTGATCTAATGGCTGAAAAAGGCAAGTGGGGTTGTCTTCCAGGGGAAAAGTGTCTCAATCTCACCTCTGACATGAACTTCAGCCAAGTTGATCTGGAGGATGTGTGTTTGACCGAAGAAGAGTATCTAGACAAATATCTGGGGCCTCGTCGTTCATCTGTGTTCCTCCCTGTCTGCCTCATCTACatgattatatttattgtagGTGTGGTGGGAAATGTGCTAACATGCACTGTCATTGCACGCAACAAAGTGATGTGGACGCCAACAAACTACTACTTGTTTAGCCTGGCAGTGTCAGACCTGCTAGTACTGCTGCTCGGCATGCCATTAGAGCTTTATGAGCTGTGGCAGAATTACCCTTTCCTTCTGGGGAAGGGAGGCTGCTACTTTAAAACCTTTCTATTCGAGACCGTCTGTTTTGCATCTATCCTCAATGTCACGGCACTGAGCGTGGAGCGCTACATTGCTGTGGTGCACCCACTACGTGCAAAGTACGTTGTAACGCGCACCCATGCCAAGCGGGTCATCCTGACGGTGTGGggtgtgtcagtgttgtgtgcTGTTCCCAACACAAGTTTGCACGGGATTGCCACCCTTTACAGACACTTCATCAGCCCTGGCAGGAACATAAATGTGGAGCTCCCTGACACAGCGATCTGTACGGTGGTGAAACCAAGCTGGATATACAACCTGACCATCCAGGCGACCACCTTCCTATTTTTCATTATGCCCATGCTCACCATCAGCGTTCTCTACATGCTCATTGGGCTGCAACTGAAGCGGGAAAAGATGCATCAGGCACTGGAAGCAAAGTCGGGCTTTGGTCAGGACAGCTTCTGTAACATCCGTACTCAGCAGCAGAAGGCTCGCCGACGTCAGGTCACTAAAATGTTGT TTGTTCTAGTGGTGGTGTTTGGAATCTGTTGGGCCCCATTTCACACTGATCGCCTTATGTGGAGTTTCATCAATAACTGGACTGACAGCCAACACGAAATCTTTCAGTATGTGCACATCATCTCTGGAGTTTTTTTCTACCTCAGCTCAGCAGTCAACCCAGTCCTATACAACCTTATGTCCACACGCTTTCGAGAGATGTTCAAGGAGGTCATGTGCCATCGGCCGCACCACATTACACCCAGAAAACATTCACTTAGCGTCACCCGGGTGACCCTCCGCAGCACCCTGAGTGATGCTCCACTCAGCAATGGAACCGCCGTTGTTGAAGCTGAGGCAGAAGATGGAGAAGGCCGGATGAAAGATGAGACCAGTTTTTCATGTTAA
- the LOC133984770 gene encoding receptor-transporting protein 3-like: protein MVPPEWTRIFQNEAKDLEQGDVWCLEFDYFIRPENPEQGWKEYIRSTSAWFTCAQCGRCWPSNRVMVFFHMRLMDRQGIVKVRPFRQNCKKCNNAPMEEPSIASNNISILLKNLVKKIRIKCYNERPENDNRYFVRYDVRSHHEPDHCEACIEGVCTREFPQSSDPMKSL from the exons ATGGTACCACCAGAGTGGACACGTATCTTCCAGAATGAAGCAAAAGATCTCGAGCAAGGAGACGTCTGGTGTCTGGAGTTTGATTACTTTATTAGGCCGGAGAACCCGGAGCAGGGATGGAAGGAATACATCAGGAGCACAAGTGCATG GTTTACATGCGCCCAGTGTGGAAGGTGTTGGCCTTCCAACCGGGTGATGGTGTTCTTCCACATGCGCCTGATGGACAGACAGGGTATTGTCAAGGTGAGGCCGTTCCGTCAAAACTGCAAGAAATGCAACAATGCCCCGATGGAGGAGCCCAGCATCGCCTCCAATAACATTAGCATCCTCCTGAAGAACCTGGTGAAGAAGATAAGAATAAAGTGCTACAATGAAAGGCCGGAAAACGACAACAGATATTTTGTGCGCTATGACGTCAGAAGTCACCATGAGCCAGACCATTGCGAAGCCTGTATTGAAGGTGTTTGTACAAGAGAGTTTCCTCAATCCAGCGATCCAATGAAATCCCTCTAA
- the dynlt2b gene encoding dynein light chain Tctex-type protein 2B, with translation MEGSDTYLIRPNHQHKFKAAIVKECIREIVRERLSGVRYDPEEAPELSSTLADSIKDKVKNAGFDRYKLVVQVVIGEQRGQGVKMSSRCLWDADTDNYAEDVFMNDNLFCVVAVFGSYFY, from the exons ATGGAGGGGTCGGATACATACCTCATACGACCTAACCACCAGCACAA GTTTAAAGCGGCCATTGTGAAGGAGTGTATTCGTGAAATAGTGAGGGAGCGCCTGTCTGGAGTGCGGTACGACCCAGAGGAAGCTCCAGAGCTGTCCAGTACCCTGGCAGACAGCATTAAGGACAAAGTGAAGA ATGCAGGGTTTGACAGATATAAGCTTGTTGTGCAGGTGGTCATTGGAGAACAACGTGGACAGGGAGTCAA GATGTCTTCAAGATGTTTGTGGGATGCTGACACAGACAACTATGCAGAGGATGTTTTCATGAAT GACAACTTGTTTTGTGTGGTGGCAGTTTTTGGAAGCTATTTCTACTGa
- the LOC133985060 gene encoding receptor-transporting protein 3-like, which produces MAQQEWTRIFQIKTNDLNPGDSWRIEFDENIEPNRPNLGWEQYIRNTSARFKCTKCGRSWASNRVMVVFHMRLMDGQGVVKARRFRQNCKKCIAAPMEEPEIDSDNINILLEKLVEKIRIKCYHEDLGTSSRPFRSFDVNSPHEPAHCEACIRGICTNN; this is translated from the exons ATGGCACAACAGGAGTGGACACGTATCTTCCAGATCAAAACAAATGATCTCAATCCAGGAGACTCTTGGCGTATTGAGTTTGATGAAAATATTGAGCCTAACAGACCAAACTTGGGCTGGGAGCAGTACATCAGGAACACATCTGCCAG GTTCAAATGCACCAAATGTGGAAGAAGTTGGGCTTCCAACCGGGTGATGGTGGTCTTCCACATGCGCCTGATGGACGGACAGGGTGTTGTCAAGGCGAGACGCTTCCGTCAGAACTGCAAGAAGTGCATCGCTGCTCCGATGGAGGAGCCCGAGATCGACTCTGACAACATCAACATCCTCCTGGAGAAACTGGTGGAGAAGATACGAATTAAGTGCTACCATGAAGACCTGGGCACAAGCAGCAGGCCTTTCAGGAGCTTTGATGTCAACAGTCCCCATGAGCCTGCTCATTGTGAGGCCTGTATTCGAGGCATCtgtacaaataattaa